A window from Pseudonocardia cypriaca encodes these proteins:
- the glmM gene encoding phosphoglucosamine mutase: MTARRLFGTDGVRGLANGELLTPELAVALSASAARVLAERDRSHRPVAVVGRDPRASGEMLEAAVVAGLTSAGADAVRVGVLPTPAVAFLVGELGADLGVMISASHNPMPDNGIKLFAAGGHKLPDSVESAVEEGIGAAADRPTGAAIGRVRDLADAVDRYRDHLLAVTPVPLSGLRVVVDCAHGAASTVAPEAYRRAGAEVVALHAEPDGLNINDGVGSTHLGSLRDAVRAHGADLGIAHDGDADRCLAVDATGAEIDGDQIMAVLAVAMRDAGELAENTLVATVMSNLGLHLAMREAGITVRTTAVGDRYVLEELRDGGFSLGGEQSGHVVLPRYSTTGDGLLTALRLMARMAATGRSLADLAAVVTPLPQVLRNVQVADKAAVAGSAAVREAVEKAEVELGGSGRVLLRPSGTEQLVRVMVEAPTAEQAQATAGRLAEVVAAVH; the protein is encoded by the coding sequence CGGCGAGCTCCTCACCCCGGAGCTCGCCGTGGCGCTTTCCGCGTCCGCCGCACGCGTGCTGGCCGAGCGGGATCGCTCGCACCGCCCGGTCGCCGTCGTCGGCCGCGACCCGCGTGCGAGCGGTGAGATGCTCGAAGCCGCGGTCGTCGCCGGTCTCACCTCGGCCGGTGCCGATGCGGTTCGCGTCGGGGTCCTCCCCACGCCCGCGGTGGCGTTCCTGGTCGGTGAGCTCGGAGCCGACCTCGGCGTGATGATCTCCGCGTCGCACAACCCGATGCCGGACAACGGCATCAAGCTGTTCGCGGCGGGCGGCCACAAGCTCCCCGACTCCGTGGAGAGCGCGGTCGAGGAGGGCATCGGCGCCGCGGCGGACCGGCCCACGGGGGCGGCGATCGGGCGCGTGCGCGACCTCGCCGACGCCGTCGACCGCTACCGCGACCACCTGCTCGCCGTCACGCCGGTCCCGCTGTCCGGGCTGCGCGTCGTGGTCGACTGCGCGCACGGGGCCGCGTCCACGGTGGCGCCGGAGGCGTACCGGCGCGCCGGCGCCGAGGTCGTGGCACTGCACGCCGAGCCGGACGGGCTCAACATCAACGACGGCGTCGGCTCCACCCACCTCGGGTCGCTGCGCGACGCCGTACGCGCCCACGGGGCCGACCTGGGCATCGCCCACGACGGCGACGCCGACCGCTGCCTCGCCGTCGACGCCACCGGCGCGGAGATCGACGGCGACCAGATCATGGCCGTGCTGGCCGTCGCCATGCGCGATGCGGGCGAGCTGGCCGAGAACACCCTCGTCGCCACCGTGATGAGCAACCTGGGCCTGCACCTCGCGATGCGCGAGGCCGGCATCACGGTGCGCACCACGGCCGTCGGCGACCGGTACGTGCTCGAGGAGCTGCGCGACGGCGGGTTCAGCCTCGGCGGTGAGCAGTCGGGGCACGTGGTCCTGCCGCGCTACTCCACCACCGGTGACGGCCTGCTCACCGCGTTGCGGTTGATGGCGCGCATGGCGGCCACCGGCCGCTCCCTCGCCGATCTCGCCGCGGTCGTCACCCCGCTTCCGCAGGTGCTGCGGAACGTGCAGGTGGCCGACAAGGCCGCCGTGGCCGGGTCCGCGGCCGTCCGCGAGGCCGTGGAGAAGGCCGAGGTCGAGCTCGGCGGCTCCGGCCGCGTGCTGCTGCGGCCGTCGGGCACGGAGCAGCTGGTCCGCGTGATGGTCGAGGCGCCCACCGCCGAGCAGGCGCAGGCCACCGCGGGGCGCCTGGCCGAGGTCGTCGCCGCGGTCCACTGA